From a single Chlorocebus sabaeus isolate Y175 chromosome X, mChlSab1.0.hap1, whole genome shotgun sequence genomic region:
- the LOC103247391 gene encoding DDB1- and CUL4-associated factor 12-like protein 1 — protein MAQQQTGSRKRKAPAVEAGAESSPSQGLAAADGEGPLLLKRQRRPATCRSMVHYLKVREVGGWGPAGLQGFDGEMRGYAVQRLPELLTERQLDLGTLNKVFASQWLNSRQVVCGTKCNTLFVVDVQSGHITRIPLLRDREAGLAQDQQGCGIHAIELNPSKTLLATGGENPNSLAIYQLPTLDPLCLGDRHGHKDWIFAVAWLSDTVAVSGSRDGTVALWQMDPDKFDDTVAWHSEVGLPVYAHIRPKDVEAIPRAIINPSNRKVRALACGAKNQELGAVSLDGYFHLWKARSTLSRLLSIRLPYFRDNVCLTYCDDMSVYAVGSHSHVSFLDLRQGQQNIRPLCSREGGTGVRSLSFYRHIITVGTGQGSLLFYDIRAQKFLEERASATLESSSGPSGRKLRLACGRGWLNHNDFWVNYFGGMEVFPNALYTHCYNWPEMKLFVAGGPLPAGLHGNYAGLWS, from the coding sequence ATGGCCCAGCAGCAAACAGGTAGCAGGAAACGGAAAGCGCCCGCGGTCGAGGCGGGCGCCGAGAGCTCGCCGTCGCAGGGCTTGGCGGCAGCGGACGGTGAGGGGCCTCTGCTACTGAAGAGGCAGAGGCGGCCGGCGACGTGTCGCTCAATGGTGCACTATCTGAAGGTTCGGGAGGTAGGCGGATGGGGCCCCGCCGGGCTCCAGGGCTTCGATGGCGAGATGCGAGGCTACGCGGTACAGAGGCTGCCCGAGCTGCTGACGGAGCGCCAGCTGGACCTGGGCACCCTCAACAAGGTGTTCGCGTCACAGTGGCTGAACTCCAGGCAGGTGGTGTGCGGCACCAAGTGTAACACGCTCTTCGTGGTGGACGTGCAGTCAGGCCACATCACGCGCATCCCCCTCTTGCGGGACAGGGAGGCCGGGCTGGCCCAGGACCAACAGGGCTGCGGCATCCATGCCATCGAGCTGAATCCCTCCAAGACGCTTCTGGCCACCGGCGGCGAAAACCCCAACAGCCTGGCCATCTACCAGCTGCCCACCCTGGATCCCCTGTGCCTGGGCGACCGCCATGGCCACAAGGACTGGATCTTTGCCGTCGCCTGGCTGAGTGACACCGTAGCGGTGAGCGGCTCCCGTGACGGCACTGTGGCGCTGTGGCAGATGGACCCGGACAAGTTCGATGACACTGTTGCCTGGCACAGCGAGGTGGGTCTCCCCGTATATGCCCACATCCGTCCGAAGGATGTGGAGGCCATCCCCAGGGCCATCATCAACCCCAGTAACCGCAAAGTGCGGGCCCTGGCCTGTGGCGCCAAGAACCAGGAGCTGGGAGCGGTGTCCTTGGATGGCTACTTCCACCTGTGGAAAGCCCGGAGCACACTATCCAGGCTGCTGTCCATCAGGCTACCCTACTTCCGGGATAATGTGTGCCTGACCTACTGCGATGATATGTCTGTGTATGCTGTGGGCTCCCATTCCCACGTTTCTTTCCTGGATCTGCGCCAGGGCCAGCAGAACATCCGGCCCCTGTGTTCTCGAGAGGGTGGCACAGGTGTGCGGTCTCTGAGCTTCTACCGCCACATCATCACTGTGGGCACCGGTCAGGGCTCCCTGCTCTTCTATGACATCCGGGCCCAGAAATTCCTGGAGGAGAGAGCCTCCGCCACCCTGGAGTCCTCTTCGGGACCTTCAGGGAGGAAGCTCAGGCTTGCTTGTGGCAGAGGTTGGCTCAACCACAATGACTTCTGGGTGAATTACTTTGGTGGCATGGAAGTGTTTCCCAATGCGCTCTACACCCACTGCTACAACTGGCCCGAGATGAAGCTCTTTGTGGCTGGGGGGCCTCTCCCTGCAGGCCTCCATGGGAACTATGCAGGCCTCTGGAGCTAA